From one Conexivisphaerales archaeon genomic stretch:
- a CDS encoding THUMP domain-containing protein, with product MKSDLKKIERAVSLVPMCNWCAGRLIVDNVRLAESVGESLNLRTVTTGCAICSDTYTKRDDLVRKAVEKMQEFEFDMFQVGVTLPKPCVEREDELRAKLKLYKGIIIKRALTALFKDEIQRRVNKPVNNDNWDILVLIDVNNKSIRVQPRPISLLVRYVKLERGFYTKAPSVAKCDFGGESKAESSTKINSVECVVREVFSKAFEANIIKLCWSGTEDIDARVFGNGRPIYVQVLDPKRRYMGFLKLGRRQGETVQFPLIEISDTKFQQFEGLKKVIFYTILHQNPLVREKVKLLHLIRNISIPDDHKRKKKMLYWTDPILVNEKELKLLCLMDNGVNPWKVLRPDKDSGEFKGILDFLQLDSKVSVTYDIMNFYMESQGLNLQNVYYGASKVMYE from the coding sequence TTGAAATCTGATCTTAAGAAGATAGAGAGAGCAGTTTCTTTAGTTCCTATGTGTAATTGGTGTGCTGGCAGGCTTATTGTCGATAATGTAAGGTTGGCCGAGTCGGTTGGTGAATCGTTAAATCTAAGGACCGTAACTACAGGATGCGCCATTTGTTCAGACACATATACAAAAAGAGATGATTTGGTTAGAAAAGCTGTAGAAAAGATGCAAGAATTCGAATTTGATATGTTTCAGGTTGGAGTAACACTACCAAAACCTTGCGTTGAACGTGAGGATGAGCTAAGAGCAAAACTAAAACTTTACAAGGGTATAATTATAAAAAGAGCCCTAACAGCCCTGTTCAAAGACGAAATACAAAGAAGAGTGAACAAACCTGTCAACAACGATAATTGGGATATCCTTGTGTTAATAGATGTGAATAACAAAAGCATAAGAGTTCAGCCAAGACCGATTTCATTGCTAGTCAGATACGTGAAACTAGAACGAGGCTTTTACACAAAGGCGCCGAGCGTAGCTAAATGTGATTTTGGAGGTGAAAGCAAAGCAGAGTCTTCTACAAAAATTAATAGTGTTGAATGTGTTGTTCGTGAAGTATTCTCTAAAGCTTTTGAAGCGAATATAATAAAACTTTGTTGGTCAGGAACTGAAGATATAGATGCCCGTGTATTCGGAAATGGAAGGCCTATCTATGTACAAGTACTTGATCCGAAGAGAAGATACATGGGATTCCTCAAGTTGGGAAGAAGACAAGGCGAGACAGTACAATTTCCGCTCATAGAAATCTCAGACACCAAGTTTCAGCAGTTCGAAGGCTTGAAGAAGGTCATCTTTTACACCATATTGCACCAGAATCCTTTAGTAAGAGAAAAAGTTAAATTACTACATTTAATTAGAAATATCAGCATTCCGGATGATCATAAAAGAAAGAAAAAGATGCTTTACTGGACAGATCCGATCTTGGTCAATGAAAAAGAACTCAAGTTACTATGCTTGATGGATAATGGTGTCAACCCCTGGAAGGTATTAAGACCAGACAAAGACAGTGGAGAATTTAAAGGAATTTTGGACTTCTTGCAGTTAGACTCAAAAGTTAGCGTCACCTATGATATCATGAATTTTTACATGGAGTCACAGGGCCTGAATCTTCAAAATGTTTATTATGGTGCTTCTAAAGTGATGTATGAGTGA
- a CDS encoding DUF655 domain-containing protein — translation MSVGELGVMSSPIQVKRYEEYAYVLDFMPRSRSKLVKNREGLIVQAIGEMYFTLLELLAFENAQLNIGERIYVGKDKREKILSVLGKLSYDELTQNAKNELPNILEKLVLNNESRFVSYFNSLQPLTPRLHALELIPGIGRTMTTHILDEREERPFDSFADIEQRTGLKDPAKQIARRLLEEIEGRSRINIFIKR, via the coding sequence ATGTCTGTTGGAGAGTTAGGTGTTATGTCTTCCCCCATCCAAGTTAAGAGGTACGAAGAATATGCATATGTTCTGGATTTTATGCCCAGATCACGTTCTAAGCTCGTAAAAAACAGGGAAGGGTTGATAGTACAAGCTATTGGTGAGATGTATTTTACTCTCCTCGAATTACTCGCTTTTGAGAACGCCCAACTTAACATCGGAGAGAGAATATATGTGGGTAAGGACAAACGAGAAAAGATATTGAGTGTTTTAGGAAAACTTTCTTATGATGAACTGACTCAAAATGCGAAGAATGAACTTCCGAATATACTGGAGAAATTAGTTTTAAATAATGAAAGTCGATTTGTAAGCTACTTTAATAGCTTGCAACCGTTGACACCAAGATTACATGCTTTGGAATTGATTCCTGGAATAGGCAGGACTATGACTACACATATACTTGATGAACGTGAAGAAAGACCGTTTGACTCATTCGCTGATATCGAGCAACGGACAGGTTTAAAAGATCCAGCGAAACAGATCGCACGAAGATTACTTGAAGAAATCGAAGGAAGATCAAGAATTAACATCTTCATAAAGAGATGA
- the rsmA gene encoding 16S rRNA (adenine(1518)-N(6)/adenine(1519)-N(6))-dimethyltransferase RsmA has protein sequence MKYTNRHLYGQHFLSDLTIISRIIQIAEINNNTKVLEIGTGRGGLTKLIAQRAAYVQTVEIDRELFSRAKFVLDRFDNVEVVQKDILNMNDSGFDIIISSLPYNISTRFVEWLSGQGCLRAVIVLQTDFAEKLFQKPGTKKYNSVSVLSQFCFNVSREGLIPRTSFEPPPRVDSCIVKFERKVSLLDWRYVSKDLKYLFSFRGKMVRTVFKKLHLLYPALSIPSFVKETRRIEEMSPDDFMQILAYMRLGRNVSTQ, from the coding sequence ATGAAGTATACAAATCGTCATTTATATGGACAGCATTTTCTCTCTGATCTGACGATTATATCGCGTATTATACAGATTGCAGAAATAAACAACAACACCAAGGTCCTTGAAATAGGTACAGGAAGAGGTGGTTTGACCAAGCTGATTGCGCAGAGAGCTGCCTATGTTCAGACAGTCGAAATTGATAGAGAACTTTTTTCACGTGCTAAGTTTGTTTTGGACCGGTTTGATAATGTTGAGGTAGTTCAGAAAGATATTCTGAATATGAACGATTCAGGCTTTGATATAATAATTTCTTCTCTTCCTTATAACATTTCCACTCGATTCGTTGAATGGTTAAGCGGTCAAGGATGTTTAAGGGCTGTAATAGTTCTTCAAACCGACTTCGCTGAAAAACTGTTTCAGAAACCTGGTACAAAAAAATATAATTCTGTCTCCGTGTTAAGTCAATTTTGCTTCAATGTCTCGCGAGAGGGCCTAATACCGAGAACTTCCTTTGAGCCTCCTCCTCGCGTCGATTCATGCATAGTAAAATTTGAACGGAAAGTCAGTCTACTAGACTGGAGATATGTTTCAAAAGATTTGAAATATCTCTTCTCATTCAGGGGAAAAATGGTGAGAACTGTATTTAAGAAGCTGCATCTTTTATATCCAGCTTTGTCCATACCTAGCTTTGTTAAAGAAACGAGGAGGATTGAAGAGATGTCACCAGATGATTTTATGCAAATTCTTGCATACATGAGGTTAGGACGTAATGTATCTACCCAGTGA
- a CDS encoding methyltransferase, with amino-acid sequence MYLPSDDSLILLDSLKYDETDKIIELGVGSGFIIDKLKCDFAVGTDLDVNSILYAKANLDDNVELVLCDSAEAFRMDSFDVAYFNPPYLPGNIDEDPKVIGGIDGSSVVKKMLNSSLSVIKENGSIFFVISSNTASDEILTKAGTIGEVHLIKRTRLFFEELYVYMIKTKKVSKKQE; translated from the coding sequence ATGTATCTACCCAGTGATGATTCTCTGATACTTCTGGATTCTCTAAAATACGATGAAACAGATAAAATAATAGAACTAGGTGTGGGTAGTGGTTTTATCATTGATAAGCTTAAGTGTGATTTTGCTGTTGGAACTGATTTAGATGTTAACTCCATTTTGTACGCAAAGGCCAATTTAGATGATAATGTAGAACTGGTTCTATGTGACTCTGCAGAAGCATTCAGAATGGATTCATTTGACGTAGCATATTTCAATCCTCCTTACCTACCAGGGAATATTGACGAAGACCCGAAAGTTATTGGTGGTATTGATGGTTCTTCAGTTGTAAAAAAGATGTTAAATTCTTCTTTAAGTGTTATCAAAGAAAATGGGTCTATATTCTTTGTCATATCGTCAAATACAGCATCCGACGAAATTCTCACTAAAGCCGGTACTATAGGAGAAGTACATCTTATCAAAAGGACAAGATTGTTTTTTGAAGAGCTGTATGTATATATGATCAAAACTAAAAAAGTAAGTAAGAAACAGGAATGA
- a CDS encoding TrmH family RNA methyltransferase, with amino-acid sequence MNIRELSIAMVEPAYSLNVGYVARVMKNFGLKKLIIVGNKRLGKTARVYAAHAKDIIDDCEFMSFDDLFVRYTFVVGTTAVAAKANNSLGGAVSPEKLAKLMRSPHDTVIVLGRDTIGLTSEELAKCDLVVTIHTGTDYSTLNISHALSILLYVLNQQQKNQYTAYLRRKTRKVMLDYLTFLVEKSIVQPHKRHRILLTLKRLIDESDLREEQVVSLIGFFRKLKLLID; translated from the coding sequence TTGAATATAAGAGAACTATCGATTGCAATGGTCGAACCGGCGTATAGTCTAAATGTCGGATATGTGGCGCGTGTCATGAAAAATTTTGGTTTGAAAAAATTAATCATTGTGGGAAATAAAAGATTGGGCAAGACGGCAAGGGTATATGCCGCTCATGCAAAAGACATAATTGATGATTGTGAATTTATGTCGTTTGATGATCTTTTTGTCAGATATACGTTTGTGGTTGGTACTACGGCAGTAGCTGCTAAAGCCAACAACTCTCTTGGTGGCGCAGTCTCTCCAGAAAAACTTGCAAAGTTAATGCGATCCCCACATGATACCGTTATTGTTCTTGGTAGGGATACTATAGGTCTTACCTCTGAAGAACTGGCAAAATGTGATCTTGTAGTCACAATACATACAGGAACGGATTATTCCACCCTTAATATATCTCATGCGTTATCTATTCTTCTTTATGTACTTAACCAACAACAAAAAAATCAGTATACTGCATATCTCAGGAGGAAGACTAGAAAGGTAATGCTCGATTACTTGACATTCCTTGTCGAAAAATCAATTGTTCAACCTCATAAACGTCATAGGATACTATTGACGCTCAAGAGGCTCATAGATGAATCCGATTTAAGAGAGGAACAGGTTGTTTCTCTTATCGGTTTCTTCAGGAAGTTAAAGCTTTTGATTGACTAG
- a CDS encoding DNA methyltransferase: MDQPAQVLERLSSLSGIRKAIFEICKINLHGVTEFDCDSSFNDIIQFISDKSTIGISYYCFNSLDAKTVQERLTDYILNRIKVKTKKTKLLKIDKNEVFIHHIQKRRIWDFVCYQENEDYHFGLTFFIPDLDQSDRSKERPLFLPEITMSPMLARLLINLAGVKQGGFLLDPFCGSGTILYEALKRGINCLGLDKDPKRVKITTRNLNLIQKNLPRSRIGHFEVKVGNALNLERYFKKDSIDAIVTEPILLPTLRRKPRKEQAEAMIAKSKSIYLKTLERMSKLLTDKGRIVIVTPSIDTKEGHNIRINLLPCEPLGLRIFQPSSKYQFKYPIRVEGQATKWIKRELYVFQR; the protein is encoded by the coding sequence TTGGACCAACCCGCCCAAGTTCTAGAGAGATTATCGTCATTATCTGGGATTAGGAAAGCAATATTTGAAATATGTAAGATAAACCTTCATGGTGTTACTGAATTCGATTGCGATTCGTCATTTAACGACATTATCCAATTTATCAGTGATAAATCCACAATCGGGATAAGTTATTATTGTTTTAATAGCCTTGATGCCAAAACAGTCCAGGAAAGACTGACTGACTATATCCTTAACAGAATCAAAGTTAAAACAAAAAAGACCAAGCTTCTGAAGATTGACAAAAACGAAGTGTTTATTCATCACATACAAAAGAGAAGAATCTGGGATTTTGTATGTTACCAAGAGAACGAAGATTACCATTTTGGTTTGACATTCTTCATACCCGATTTAGATCAATCAGATAGATCGAAAGAGAGACCCCTCTTTCTACCAGAGATAACGATGTCCCCCATGTTAGCGCGGTTACTCATAAATTTGGCAGGTGTAAAGCAAGGAGGATTCTTACTAGACCCGTTTTGTGGTAGTGGCACAATACTGTATGAAGCACTGAAACGAGGCATAAATTGTCTTGGTCTAGACAAAGATCCCAAACGTGTAAAAATTACAACAAGAAATCTAAATTTAATACAGAAAAATCTCCCACGAAGCAGAATCGGTCATTTTGAAGTGAAAGTAGGTAACGCATTAAATCTAGAAAGATATTTTAAGAAAGATAGCATAGATGCAATCGTCACTGAACCGATACTTTTACCTACATTACGTAGGAAACCGAGGAAAGAACAAGCAGAAGCAATGATCGCGAAGTCCAAGTCAATCTACCTAAAAACACTGGAACGAATGTCCAAACTCCTGACAGATAAAGGACGAATAGTCATTGTGACACCTTCTATAGACACAAAAGAAGGTCATAACATCAGAATAAATCTTTTACCATGTGAGCCTTTGGGTCTCAGAATATTTCAACCATCGTCAAAATATCAATTCAAATATCCAATAAGAGTTGAAGGTCAAGCTACCAAATGGATAAAAAGAGAGTTGTACGTTTTTCAGCGATAA
- a CDS encoding 50S ribosomal protein L16, translated as MHGRNYTIIRGQPYTRKEYIAGAPQPKIARFTMGNPNDKYDHVFNLISDERAQIRHNALEACRVAVNKVASVYGEGNYFLRIKVYPHVVLKENKMIATAGADRLQEGMRKSFGKPTGLAARVEPGTVILEVGVKGNNIKDAIEALKIAASKLPVKTKIIEKTGGNQETGA; from the coding sequence TTGCACGGTCGTAATTACACTATAATAAGGGGTCAACCATACACTAGAAAAGAGTACATAGCTGGTGCTCCCCAGCCTAAAATAGCAAGGTTTACCATGGGTAACCCTAATGACAAATATGATCATGTTTTCAATCTCATATCAGACGAAAGAGCTCAGATCAGACATAATGCGTTAGAAGCTTGTCGAGTAGCTGTAAATAAGGTTGCCAGTGTGTATGGTGAAGGCAATTATTTTTTGAGAATCAAAGTTTATCCGCATGTTGTCTTAAAGGAGAATAAAATGATTGCTACTGCAGGAGCTGACAGACTGCAAGAAGGAATGAGAAAATCTTTTGGAAAGCCGACTGGATTAGCTGCACGCGTAGAACCTGGTACTGTGATTTTAGAAGTTGGGGTAAAAGGGAATAACATAAAGGATGCTATAGAGGCTCTTAAAATAGCTGCAAGTAAGTTACCTGTTAAAACAAAAATTATAGAAAAAACGGGCGGAAATCAGGAAACCGGTGCTTGA
- the dph2 gene encoding diphthamide biosynthesis enzyme Dph2 encodes MSVVVKEESIINILQKERPKRVAFQAPDGLLTYVTKLAEKIRKEYGVDTIIILDPNWGSCDLVNFDVTRLGVDIVFNIGHSLSTERLGKYTYFIDAEYLVDFAPVLQKAMKIFKEKGFKNLGVLTISNHKSQLDKAIRILNENGFNAIKGIAEGALFDGQVFGCNFYSARNISSNVECFVFLGQSKFHAIGINLSTRKPTYMVDPFFNEVIDISRDSEDFEKRAILSILKAKEAQSFGIITSLKEGQYFRMQAEELRKELEALGKTVCMFSLREITPDRLRAVRNIDAFIETACPRISMDNYNFDRPLLSYQQALGLIRILKGLDLGDIFDYSFWV; translated from the coding sequence GTGAGCGTAGTTGTAAAAGAAGAATCTATAATCAACATATTACAAAAAGAAAGGCCAAAGAGGGTGGCCTTTCAGGCTCCAGATGGTTTATTGACATATGTTACAAAGTTAGCCGAAAAGATAAGGAAAGAATATGGCGTAGATACTATTATTATTCTTGATCCGAACTGGGGAAGTTGTGATCTTGTAAACTTCGATGTTACCCGTCTGGGTGTCGATATTGTTTTCAATATAGGTCACTCACTATCAACAGAAAGACTTGGAAAATACACATATTTCATTGATGCAGAATACCTAGTTGATTTCGCACCTGTGCTTCAAAAAGCTATGAAGATCTTTAAAGAAAAGGGTTTCAAAAACCTTGGGGTATTGACTATCAGTAATCATAAATCACAACTAGATAAGGCAATAAGAATTTTAAACGAAAATGGTTTTAATGCTATAAAAGGTATCGCCGAAGGTGCACTTTTTGATGGGCAGGTTTTCGGGTGTAACTTTTATTCCGCTAGAAACATATCGTCTAATGTAGAGTGTTTTGTTTTTCTCGGACAGAGCAAGTTTCATGCCATAGGCATCAATTTAAGTACAAGAAAACCAACATACATGGTCGATCCATTCTTCAATGAAGTAATTGATATAAGTAGAGATTCTGAAGATTTTGAAAAGAGAGCTATATTGTCAATTCTTAAGGCAAAAGAAGCGCAAAGTTTTGGAATAATCACAAGCCTGAAAGAAGGACAATATTTTCGTATGCAAGCAGAAGAATTAAGGAAAGAATTAGAGGCTCTGGGTAAAACCGTGTGCATGTTTTCTTTAAGAGAAATAACACCAGATAGACTAAGAGCTGTTAGAAATATCGATGCCTTCATTGAGACGGCTTGTCCCCGTATCTCAATGGATAATTACAATTTTGACAGGCCTCTTCTTTCTTACCAGCAGGCTTTGGGGCTTATCAGAATCCTTAAAGGTCTTGATTTAGGTGATATATTTGATTATTCTTTTTGGGTGTAG
- a CDS encoding exosome complex RNA-binding protein Csl4, with amino-acid sequence MKDKSHKVVVPGEEIGVIEEFTPLGLTYESDGRIRSMIVGEVNTNKSERSIEVLGKGLSSPFPLEGYVVEGIVESSSNAGGIVRVYSVNGRLVSSDLTGIIRSHERQEDLYRVGDVIRAKVISLNNRTVWLDISDFQSGVLKTRCSKCGGEVSILPPNNVKCSLCGNIERRKLIGFALQIEHHYEKQRPRQRTDRFLNVRRRTHEHKETRRSFR; translated from the coding sequence TTGAAAGATAAATCTCACAAAGTCGTAGTACCAGGAGAAGAAATAGGGGTTATAGAAGAGTTTACTCCGTTGGGTTTGACATATGAATCTGATGGACGTATAAGGTCCATGATCGTGGGGGAGGTCAATACTAACAAAAGCGAAAGATCGATCGAAGTGCTAGGTAAGGGTTTGTCATCTCCCTTTCCTCTCGAAGGATATGTTGTAGAAGGTATTGTAGAAAGTAGTTCAAATGCCGGTGGAATAGTGAGAGTATATTCGGTAAACGGCAGGTTAGTGTCAAGCGACCTAACCGGCATTATTCGGTCACATGAAAGACAAGAAGACTTGTACAGAGTTGGGGATGTGATAAGAGCCAAAGTTATCAGTTTGAATAATAGAACTGTTTGGCTGGATATTAGTGATTTTCAAAGCGGTGTTCTGAAAACACGTTGTTCTAAGTGTGGAGGAGAGGTGAGCATCCTTCCTCCAAATAATGTCAAATGTTCCCTTTGTGGTAATATAGAAAGAAGAAAGCTTATAGGATTTGCGTTGCAGATTGAGCACCACTATGAAAAGCAGAGGCCGCGCCAAAGAACTGACAGATTTTTGAATGTACGTCGACGAACACATGAACATAAGGAAACCAGACGTTCATTCAGATAG
- a CDS encoding RpoL/Rpb11 RNA polymerase subunit family protein, with amino-acid sequence MDVKIVKEDQRSLDLEIINVDQSVLQIVQEELLMDNNVEFAAYSKPHPLLKSQTLSLIVKTGDPKKVFKDACTRAIKKAKRLEEDIAGALLTNGDF; translated from the coding sequence ATGGATGTCAAGATAGTCAAAGAAGATCAAAGAAGCTTGGACCTAGAAATAATTAATGTTGATCAGTCAGTATTACAGATAGTTCAGGAAGAATTGTTGATGGATAATAATGTCGAATTTGCTGCGTACAGTAAACCACATCCTTTACTTAAGAGTCAAACATTAAGTCTGATTGTGAAGACGGGGGATCCTAAAAAAGTGTTTAAAGATGCATGTACGAGAGCCATCAAAAAAGCAAAGAGACTTGAAGAGGATATTGCTGGAGCCTTGTTGACTAATGGTGACTTCTGA